A window of Methanolobus sediminis contains these coding sequences:
- a CDS encoding transglutaminase family protein → MKNEKKTKMLKMTFMVLLLSGIILSSGCISESVKKVEDIFDPSSVTLFQSDDYYTLDSSELTIPVVPSQSLNINDGSPDRYTEKMPGFEISSSYYYTEFFEGTEAVISVYVHNMGDSPVYIYHFGFKLNGENEMVSHEAGINVEPGEEIRVGILFIEVPEDSTQIRLDPVISLLVQTDSGKWHDYGEQDFENISIEVSDKMDAQNPKYSTNPEQLFTLVNEKIDPYDVQVRTMAAASAKKYPGQYNIYQLCYLFDDTKENIQYVSDPRGKDLWSTPGETITVGAGDCDDYAILLASLIEAIGGTSRVYLTDTHAFTAAYIGNDTEIIADAIGEYYGPVPIYYTTDEYGCWLMMDPTSSIYAGGLPGGTAPTENGWTFLNTSTVTVIDIAPQT, encoded by the coding sequence ATGAAAAATGAGAAAAAAACGAAGATGCTAAAAATGACTTTTATGGTCCTCTTACTTTCAGGAATAATACTGAGCTCCGGATGTATTTCGGAATCCGTAAAAAAAGTGGAGGATATATTTGATCCCTCATCAGTAACCCTCTTCCAGAGTGATGATTACTATACACTGGATTCCAGTGAGCTGACCATTCCTGTAGTTCCTTCTCAGAGTCTGAATATCAATGATGGAAGTCCGGACAGATACACAGAAAAAATGCCTGGTTTTGAGATATCCAGTTCCTATTATTACACCGAATTCTTTGAAGGTACAGAAGCTGTTATCAGCGTATATGTGCACAACATGGGAGATTCTCCTGTTTACATCTACCATTTCGGTTTTAAGTTGAACGGGGAAAACGAAATGGTTTCCCATGAGGCAGGAATTAACGTGGAACCTGGAGAAGAAATACGTGTTGGCATTCTATTCATAGAAGTTCCAGAAGATTCCACACAGATAAGACTTGACCCTGTTATATCACTCCTCGTCCAGACAGATTCCGGCAAGTGGCACGATTACGGAGAACAGGATTTCGAGAATATAAGTATCGAAGTATCCGATAAAATGGATGCACAGAATCCGAAATACTCTACAAATCCGGAACAGCTATTCACTCTGGTTAACGAGAAAATTGACCCCTATGATGTCCAGGTACGTACCATGGCAGCAGCTTCTGCAAAGAAATATCCGGGACAGTACAATATATACCAGCTATGTTATCTTTTCGATGACACAAAAGAGAATATACAATATGTAAGTGACCCGAGAGGAAAGGATCTCTGGTCAACTCCTGGTGAGACAATTACAGTAGGAGCTGGTGATTGTGATGACTACGCTATTCTGCTGGCATCACTCATAGAAGCAATCGGAGGAACCTCAAGAGTCTACCTCACGGATACCCATGCATTTACAGCAGCATACATTGGAAATGATACAGAAATTATTGCAGATGCCATCGGAGAATATTACGGACCAGTGCCTATCTATTATACTACAGATGAGTATGGATGCTGGCTCATGATGGATCCTACATCAAGTATCTATGCGGGAGGACTTCCCGGAGGAACAGCACCAACTGAAAATGGGTGGACTTTCCTCAATACCAGTACGGTAACTGTGATTGACATAGCTCCCCAGACTTAA
- the pth2 gene encoding peptidyl-tRNA hydrolase Pth2: MTEYKQCIVIRDDLKLSKGKLAVQVAHAAVSASEWADRSTLDKWKEGGQKKVVLRVPTLKDLFELKEVARRQGLPTALIQDAGLTEIAPGTVTVLGIGPAKTDDIDKVTGNLKLV, from the coding sequence ATGACTGAATATAAACAATGCATTGTTATCAGAGACGACCTTAAACTATCAAAGGGCAAGCTTGCCGTACAGGTTGCACATGCAGCAGTCTCTGCTTCAGAGTGGGCTGACCGCTCAACCCTTGACAAATGGAAAGAAGGTGGACAGAAAAAAGTTGTCCTCAGGGTTCCAACACTAAAAGACCTCTTTGAGCTGAAAGAGGTTGCAAGAAGACAGGGACTTCCAACTGCACTTATACAGGACGCAGGACTTACAGAAATTGCTCCCGGAACTGTTACAGTACTGGGCATCGGACCTGCAAAAACCGATGATATCGATAAAGTAACAGGAAATCTGAAACTTGTCTGA
- the mptN gene encoding tetrahydromethanopterin:alpha-L-glutamate ligase — protein MKKLGIVVTDPHDWTAQALMQEAEKRGFETYYPDLGQIETSIGRTIIHRAGDICLSELDAVIIRDMGPGKNDAHIFRFDVLRELEQSGVLIVNPPAAIQNAANKFYASCLLAGAGIPTPETFVSQETEKALEIIDKLEDAVIKPVFGYKGIGINRIKNGIVLAPDGTEEKTNAEDIVNRILDEKGMLYIQEFIENSGQDIRAFVVDGKVIGAIYRKAPEGWWLNNLSQGGTPAACELTAEQERMCIDAAETIGAMYAGVDIIESDKRCFVLEVNATPSGAGIYKSLNINVAEHIITAIDSRLEKTGL, from the coding sequence ATGAAAAAACTGGGAATTGTTGTAACTGATCCGCATGACTGGACTGCTCAGGCACTCATGCAGGAAGCGGAAAAAAGAGGATTTGAAACATATTATCCTGATCTTGGACAGATTGAAACATCCATTGGAAGAACTATAATCCACAGAGCAGGCGATATCTGTCTTTCAGAACTGGATGCTGTCATTATCAGGGATATGGGGCCGGGAAAGAATGATGCTCATATATTCCGCTTTGATGTACTGAGAGAACTTGAACAAAGTGGCGTACTTATAGTAAATCCACCGGCAGCCATACAGAATGCTGCTAACAAGTTCTATGCAAGCTGTCTGTTGGCAGGTGCAGGAATTCCGACACCTGAGACTTTTGTAAGCCAGGAAACCGAAAAAGCCCTTGAGATAATTGACAAACTAGAGGATGCTGTCATAAAGCCTGTTTTCGGATACAAAGGTATAGGTATCAACCGTATCAAAAATGGAATTGTCCTTGCACCAGATGGAACTGAAGAAAAAACAAATGCAGAAGACATTGTTAATCGAATCCTTGATGAAAAAGGAATGCTTTATATACAGGAATTCATAGAAAACTCAGGACAGGATATTCGTGCATTTGTTGTTGACGGCAAAGTTATAGGTGCAATTTACCGGAAAGCACCTGAAGGATGGTGGCTGAACAACCTGAGCCAGGGAGGCACACCAGCAGCATGTGAACTTACGGCAGAGCAGGAAAGAATGTGTATAGATGCTGCGGAAACTATCGGAGCGATGTATGCAGGAGTGGACATTATAGAAAGTGACAAAAGATGTTTTGTCCTGGAAGTCAATGCAACTCCTTCCGGGGCAGGTATCTATAAATCCCTGAATATCAATGTTGCAGAACACATCATAACTGCTATAGATAGCAGGCTGGAAAAAACGGGGCTTTAA
- a CDS encoding DUF434 domain-containing protein — protein MPESRYVIKIQNIKNEDEQRTKAAEDIRYLLERGYRRDSAIRFAGDHYGLDKNERYILARTVFSCSTAISRQKKKLGTHDLKDRKLLVDGYNVLITLESLLDAEEVWIGDDSFLRDIKGVFKNHSNGNTTYQAVENMLDLIKTSDVASAEILLDTQMKNSGELAALIRKRMEELAISGDARTSKHVDFDLKNSSSDYVVATADGVIIDTVKNVIDIPGCIAAGLDQ, from the coding sequence ATGCCAGAAAGCAGATATGTTATAAAAATCCAGAATATTAAGAATGAAGATGAACAGAGAACAAAAGCTGCGGAAGATATACGCTACTTACTCGAAAGAGGTTATCGCAGGGACAGTGCCATCCGCTTTGCAGGGGATCATTACGGACTGGATAAAAATGAAAGATACATACTGGCACGTACAGTATTTTCCTGTTCAACAGCAATTTCACGTCAGAAAAAGAAACTTGGTACCCATGACCTGAAAGACAGAAAACTGCTTGTCGACGGGTATAACGTACTTATCACACTGGAGAGTTTGCTTGATGCTGAAGAAGTATGGATAGGTGATGACTCATTCCTCCGTGATATAAAAGGAGTGTTCAAGAATCATTCAAATGGAAATACTACTTACCAGGCTGTTGAGAATATGCTGGATCTCATAAAGACATCAGATGTTGCAAGTGCTGAAATATTACTGGACACGCAAATGAAAAACAGCGGTGAACTTGCAGCGTTAATAAGGAAACGCATGGAAGAACTCGCAATATCAGGTGATGCAAGGACATCAAAACATGTGGATTTCGATCTGAAGAACAGTTCATCTGATTATGTTGTAGCCACTGCAGATGGAGTAATTATCGATACTGTAAAAAATGTAATAGATATTCCAGGATGTATTGCAGCAGGTTTGGATCAGTAA
- a CDS encoding DUF835 domain-containing protein → MDEHKKGKVLIVDDESMNVKLLDAYLMHEYEIISAYGGVEALEKVEAHNPDIILLDLMMPDITGYEVCKILKGSEKTRFIPIIMVTALSSLEDRIKGINAGADDFLTKPLDRLEIKTRVGSLLRIKKLHDELISERDQAQNYLDLAGVMLFVLDENGIVKVINRKGCEILGYREDEILGNDWFESYVPELFRENARIGFEKLRSTQTESTGYFEVPFLNSNKQKRIMSWNNIVLRDPEGGINGLLVSGEDITERIEAESKIKRANEYLDNLLKASPIAILALDNKKRVVTANRNAADLLGYEVSEIIARPIREFVDNADLLEFADKNDFEMVFYTKHEEKVRMNVSTSLLPDDGGKEGLVITLQDRSRLRGLFITPLTEDIEEDSDQADIELESGYIYLSGSEDPGQSYNAFSELVKSGKPGLCITRMNPDKIRNTYGIAKTPIVWLTKNKIAGQQSIDSTELFRIYPTIADFVNKVEDGVVLMDGLEYLVLDNDFLSVVKLLEQTNDTIMASSSRMVLQLDPDVLEKKEFHLLKRWMRPVAGDVPPQDKN, encoded by the coding sequence ATGGATGAGCATAAAAAGGGAAAAGTGCTGATAGTTGACGACGAATCAATGAATGTCAAGCTATTGGATGCTTATCTCATGCATGAATATGAGATAATATCGGCCTATGGTGGTGTGGAGGCACTGGAAAAAGTGGAGGCACATAACCCCGATATAATTCTCCTTGACCTCATGATGCCGGATATCACTGGTTATGAGGTCTGTAAAATTCTGAAAGGTTCTGAAAAGACCCGTTTTATTCCTATTATCATGGTCACAGCACTATCTAGCCTTGAAGACCGTATAAAAGGTATTAATGCCGGTGCAGATGATTTCCTTACAAAACCTTTAGACCGTCTGGAGATTAAGACCAGGGTCGGTTCACTTCTCAGGATCAAAAAGTTGCATGATGAACTGATATCCGAAAGGGACCAGGCACAGAACTATCTGGACCTTGCAGGGGTAATGCTCTTTGTTCTCGATGAGAATGGTATTGTTAAAGTCATTAACAGGAAAGGATGCGAAATACTGGGTTACCGGGAAGATGAGATCCTTGGGAATGACTGGTTCGAGAGTTACGTTCCTGAACTTTTCAGGGAAAATGCCAGAATAGGATTTGAGAAGCTGCGTTCTACCCAGACTGAAAGTACAGGTTATTTTGAGGTTCCTTTCCTTAACAGTAATAAGCAGAAAAGGATAATGAGCTGGAACAATATTGTACTTCGTGATCCAGAAGGTGGCATAAACGGCCTGCTTGTTTCCGGGGAAGATATTACAGAAAGGATAGAAGCGGAATCCAAGATCAAAAGGGCCAATGAATATCTTGATAATCTTTTGAAGGCATCCCCGATTGCCATATTAGCCCTTGACAATAAAAAAAGAGTTGTTACTGCTAACAGAAATGCAGCAGATCTGTTAGGTTACGAGGTCAGTGAGATAATTGCAAGACCCATTAGGGAATTTGTAGATAATGCAGACTTGCTGGAATTTGCAGATAAAAATGACTTTGAAATGGTATTCTATACCAAACATGAAGAAAAAGTCCGTATGAACGTTTCAACATCCCTGCTTCCAGATGACGGTGGAAAAGAAGGTCTTGTGATTACACTTCAGGATCGTTCCAGACTCCGTGGTCTTTTTATTACCCCTCTTACCGAAGACATTGAAGAAGATTCTGATCAGGCAGACATCGAACTTGAAAGCGGATATATTTATCTTTCAGGTTCGGAGGACCCCGGCCAGAGCTACAATGCATTTTCCGAACTTGTTAAAAGCGGAAAGCCCGGACTTTGCATTACCAGAATGAACCCTGATAAGATAAGAAACACATATGGTATCGCAAAAACTCCTATTGTATGGCTGACCAAGAATAAAATCGCTGGTCAGCAGTCAATCGATTCCACGGAGCTTTTCAGAATATATCCTACTATCGCGGATTTTGTCAATAAGGTTGAAGACGGTGTTGTTCTCATGGATGGTCTGGAGTATCTGGTACTTGACAATGATTTCCTTTCGGTGGTCAAACTGCTGGAACAGACCAATGATACAATTATGGCATCAAGTTCCCGAATGGTGCTTCAACTTGACCCTGATGTTCTTGAGAAAAAAGAATTCCATCTTCTAAAGAGATGGATGAGGCCCGTGGCGGGAGATGTTCCTCCTCAGGACAAGAATTAA
- a CDS encoding RAD55 family ATPase: MRFVDSIDGLNDVFETDIPKNSVVLVTGAAGTLKSGFTFQLLSNYLEEQDEYGLYITFEQSKENHLLNMESMGIALSNKLHISDFSDYRVMYDDFSDDLINILEENIIQFKEHIGEKCTCIAVDSLGALYSLLDADSHNLRKKMYKFLETLRREKLTTFLILEEENRSDMSNPSTGMEGYLADGIIELGLHLKGNVANRYMRVRKMRATAHSMEPWILAVSENGLKVYKGNF, encoded by the coding sequence ATGAGATTTGTGGATAGCATAGATGGTTTGAATGATGTCTTTGAGACAGATATACCCAAAAACAGTGTAGTGCTGGTCACCGGTGCGGCAGGTACACTTAAATCAGGTTTTACATTTCAGTTATTGTCCAATTACCTGGAAGAACAGGATGAGTATGGTCTGTACATAACATTTGAACAAAGCAAGGAAAACCATCTTCTGAACATGGAAAGCATGGGAATCGCGTTATCAAATAAGCTACATATATCTGATTTCAGTGATTATCGTGTAATGTATGATGATTTTTCAGATGATTTAATAAACATTCTCGAGGAGAATATTATTCAGTTCAAGGAACATATCGGCGAGAAATGCACATGTATAGCTGTTGATTCTCTGGGAGCTCTTTATTCTCTTCTTGATGCCGATTCCCATAACCTGAGAAAAAAGATGTACAAATTCCTTGAAACACTGAGGCGTGAGAAACTTACAACTTTCCTTATACTGGAAGAAGAAAACAGGTCTGATATGTCTAACCCTTCCACAGGTATGGAAGGTTATCTTGCAGATGGGATTATTGAACTCGGCCTGCACCTGAAGGGTAATGTTGCCAACAGGTACATGAGAGTAAGAAAAATGCGTGCTACGGCACACAGTATGGAACCCTGGATCCTTGCTGTATCCGAAAACGGACTAAAAGTGTACAAAGGCAATTTTTAA
- the ftsA gene encoding coenzyme F390 synthetase, with amino-acid sequence MTTGKFYNPEIETMERSELDSLIDERIRYTVNYAAENSLFYKKWFREHKIKPSDIKSHEDLLELPIISGKTIRENQPPVKDDFGFKTVDWKDVFTIHETSGTSGTPKSFFLTWDDWERYAEKYARCFVSQGFREHDRVVVCASYGMNVGANTMTLAARDLGMTIIPEGKCTFPVRVLESYKPTSIVASTFKLLRLAKRMEENGMKPDESGIERLVIGGESFAEETRKYVAEIWNCDVYNNYGSTEGTMCGECSEINGLHVPEDLVHLDVYDPGMDKFVKDGECGRLVLTTLLPVGAKSGNILLNYDTEDTTVVVDRGGCACGRTHMKIMTPEREAETFWTTGTPFNRVDIEKGVFQRENMEYLTGEYEAFLYGGDEEGETTLRVSMECNEPERCNKELIKENFLKSFFAYKMNLENAYIDGSLNILFNYVKPGELEFYHIKGRPKRVVDRR; translated from the coding sequence ATGACAACAGGAAAGTTCTACAATCCGGAAATTGAGACAATGGAAAGATCAGAGCTTGATTCTTTGATCGATGAAAGGATCAGATATACTGTAAATTATGCTGCTGAGAACTCATTGTTCTACAAAAAATGGTTCAGGGAACATAAAATAAAGCCATCGGACATCAAGTCTCATGAAGACCTTCTTGAGCTACCCATTATATCAGGAAAAACCATTCGTGAAAATCAGCCACCTGTTAAAGATGATTTTGGATTCAAAACTGTGGACTGGAAAGATGTTTTCACTATACATGAAACAAGTGGTACCAGTGGTACACCCAAATCATTCTTTTTAACATGGGATGACTGGGAAAGATACGCGGAAAAATATGCCAGATGTTTTGTTTCCCAGGGATTCAGAGAGCATGACCGTGTTGTTGTTTGCGCTTCATATGGAATGAATGTAGGTGCAAACACCATGACACTTGCAGCCAGAGACCTTGGAATGACAATAATCCCTGAAGGTAAATGCACATTCCCTGTCAGAGTCCTGGAATCATACAAACCGACTTCCATTGTTGCCAGTACATTCAAGCTTTTACGCCTTGCAAAAAGAATGGAAGAAAACGGCATGAAGCCAGATGAATCCGGCATAGAAAGACTTGTCATTGGCGGAGAAAGCTTTGCAGAGGAGACCAGAAAATATGTTGCTGAGATCTGGAACTGTGATGTTTACAACAATTACGGAAGCACAGAGGGAACAATGTGTGGAGAATGCAGCGAAATCAATGGTCTCCATGTACCTGAAGACCTGGTGCACCTGGATGTTTACGACCCCGGCATGGACAAATTCGTAAAGGATGGAGAATGCGGCAGACTGGTACTTACCACTCTGCTGCCAGTGGGAGCAAAAAGTGGGAACATACTTCTCAATTATGATACGGAGGACACAACTGTTGTTGTTGACAGAGGTGGATGTGCCTGTGGAAGAACACATATGAAAATAATGACTCCTGAAAGGGAAGCAGAAACATTCTGGACAACAGGAACCCCTTTTAACCGGGTAGACATCGAAAAAGGAGTTTTCCAGAGAGAAAATATGGAGTACCTTACAGGAGAGTATGAAGCATTCCTTTACGGTGGAGATGAGGAAGGAGAAACAACACTCAGGGTAAGTATGGAATGCAATGAACCGGAGAGATGCAACAAAGAACTTATAAAGGAAAATTTCCTCAAATCTTTCTTTGCCTACAAAATGAATCTTGAAAACGCTTACATTGATGGCAGCTTGAACATTCTTTTCAACTATGTAAAACCCGGTGAACTGGAATTCTACCACATTAAAGGCAGACCAAAACGTGTTGTTGACAGGAGATGA
- a CDS encoding thioredoxin domain-containing protein, whose translation MNNNNMHHNDKYNRLKDEKSPYLLQHSQNPVDWFPWENEAFNRAKREDKPIFLSIGYSTCHWCHVMEKESFENDSVAELLNESFISVKVDREERPDIDNIYMAVCQAINGRGGWPLTIVMTPDRKPFYAATYIPRESRYGVPGMIELLPAISLLWKTKRHELLDSAESIINAVSEKNREENKNIRPVNKELLRKTFDQLYSIFDEEYAGFGRAPKFPTVHNLTFLLRYWRRTGNAVALEMVERTLEAMRMGGIYDHIGHGVHRYSTDRHWLLPHFEKMLYDQAMMVITLTEAYQATANLEYKTTAEEILSYLERDMTSSEGGFYSAEDADSEGVEGKFYVWTTAEIEEILGKEHAEIFMKIFNVKKEGNFAEEHSNDLTGKNILHTTESMQNIRIWNGEYGDYILQSIEKSREKLFAEREKRIHPSKDDKILTDWNGLTIAAFCKAAQAFDNEDHMKTAMKTANFFMENMTDNEGKMKHRYRDGEVAVDAFLEDYAFFIWGLIELYQTTFDIKYLEHALKLNDYLIAHFHDNENGGFFHTSDEAEEMIFRSKEVYDGAIPSGNSVSAMNLLRLAKITGNPELEELADRTLRVFAEKVKSAPAGYTQFMSAVDLALNGSVEIVIAGEKNDSDTTEIVSFINERFIPEKVVVLKDINSSDRISKIAPFTKDMVMSDNKTTIHLCQDHNCKLPSNDIEKIKELIEALSHI comes from the coding sequence GTGAATAATAACAACATGCATCATAATGATAAATACAACAGACTGAAAGATGAAAAAAGTCCCTATCTGCTACAACATTCACAAAATCCGGTTGACTGGTTTCCATGGGAAAATGAAGCTTTTAATAGAGCAAAGAGAGAAGACAAGCCAATATTCCTGTCCATTGGTTACTCTACATGTCACTGGTGCCATGTAATGGAAAAAGAATCTTTTGAAAACGATTCTGTTGCAGAACTTTTGAACGAATCATTCATTTCTGTAAAGGTTGACCGTGAGGAAAGACCTGATATAGATAATATATACATGGCAGTCTGTCAGGCGATAAACGGCAGAGGGGGCTGGCCACTTACAATCGTTATGACACCTGACCGGAAGCCATTCTATGCTGCCACCTACATTCCCAGAGAAAGCAGATACGGCGTACCAGGAATGATTGAGCTGTTACCTGCTATATCCCTGCTCTGGAAAACTAAAAGGCATGAACTTCTTGACAGTGCTGAATCCATAATAAATGCAGTTTCAGAGAAAAACAGAGAAGAGAACAAAAACATAAGACCAGTCAATAAAGAACTGCTCAGAAAGACATTCGACCAGCTTTATAGTATTTTTGATGAAGAATATGCAGGTTTTGGCAGAGCTCCCAAGTTTCCCACCGTGCATAATCTGACATTTCTCCTGAGGTACTGGAGAAGAACCGGTAATGCAGTAGCTCTGGAAATGGTTGAAAGAACACTGGAAGCAATGCGCATGGGAGGAATATATGACCACATAGGCCATGGAGTCCATAGATATTCCACAGACAGGCACTGGTTACTACCTCATTTTGAGAAAATGTTATATGACCAAGCTATGATGGTGATTACCCTTACTGAAGCATATCAGGCAACTGCAAACCTCGAATACAAAACCACTGCAGAGGAGATACTGAGCTATCTTGAAAGGGATATGACATCTTCAGAAGGAGGATTCTATTCCGCAGAAGATGCAGATAGTGAAGGTGTGGAAGGAAAATTCTACGTGTGGACAACAGCAGAGATAGAAGAAATACTGGGGAAAGAGCATGCTGAGATTTTCATGAAGATATTTAATGTCAAAAAAGAGGGCAACTTTGCAGAAGAACACAGCAATGATCTGACAGGAAAGAATATTCTCCACACAACTGAGAGCATGCAGAATATCCGCATCTGGAATGGAGAATATGGAGATTATATCCTCCAGTCCATTGAGAAATCGAGGGAAAAACTATTTGCAGAACGTGAAAAAAGAATACATCCATCCAAGGATGATAAGATACTCACTGACTGGAACGGACTGACAATTGCTGCATTCTGTAAAGCTGCACAGGCATTTGATAATGAAGATCATATGAAGACAGCTATGAAAACTGCAAACTTCTTCATGGAAAATATGACTGATAATGAGGGAAAGATGAAGCACAGGTACCGTGATGGTGAAGTCGCAGTTGATGCTTTCCTGGAAGATTATGCTTTCTTCATATGGGGACTTATCGAACTGTACCAGACTACTTTTGATATAAAGTACCTTGAACATGCTCTGAAACTGAACGATTACCTGATTGCACATTTCCATGACAATGAAAATGGTGGGTTCTTCCATACATCTGATGAAGCGGAAGAAATGATATTCAGAAGCAAGGAAGTTTATGATGGTGCAATCCCATCCGGTAACTCGGTATCAGCCATGAACCTGTTGCGACTTGCAAAGATAACAGGTAATCCCGAACTTGAAGAACTGGCAGACAGAACTCTCAGGGTTTTTGCAGAGAAAGTCAAATCTGCACCGGCAGGATATACGCAGTTCATGTCAGCCGTAGACCTTGCACTTAACGGCTCTGTAGAAATTGTAATTGCCGGAGAAAAGAATGATAGCGATACTACAGAAATTGTCAGTTTCATCAATGAGAGATTTATTCCTGAAAAAGTAGTGGTATTGAAAGATATTAATAGTTCTGACAGGATAAGCAAAATTGCACCGTTTACCAAAGACATGGTGATGTCAGACAATAAAACAACCATTCATCTATGCCAGGATCATAACTGCAAACTTCCTTCCAATGACATCGAAAAGATAAAGGAACTGATAGAAGCACTGTCACATATCTAA
- a CDS encoding PKD domain-containing protein: MDRRFFLPVIIMFLSVLLLAGLINFQTGYAQEVPDETPAPVIGDKETVVQDSPKTNVQDSEPINDGASKEVAPASTPTLLGMGGGGGTTDDDDKDGGSVVVSSVKLSAAIGANVTSGCAPLSVQFTDNSTGTIDKVYWDFDDNGANSSEADPAYTFVNPGIYVVNLTVSRDYDGVYSDSATLTITVDDCAEEEGDSEEEGGSEEKTPVTQEVPEFPTIAIPMIAIIGMAFIFSRRQ; encoded by the coding sequence ATGGATAGACGGTTTTTTTTACCTGTTATAATTATGTTCTTGTCGGTTCTCTTGCTTGCAGGGCTGATCAATTTCCAGACAGGTTATGCCCAGGAAGTCCCTGATGAGACCCCTGCTCCTGTTATCGGAGACAAGGAAACTGTCGTTCAGGACAGTCCAAAAACAAATGTTCAGGACTCTGAACCAATAAATGACGGTGCTTCTAAAGAGGTAGCTCCTGCTTCAACTCCTACGTTATTGGGTATGGGTGGCGGTGGTGGAACTACTGACGATGATGATAAAGATGGAGGCAGTGTGGTTGTCAGTTCTGTTAAGCTGTCTGCAGCTATCGGTGCTAATGTCACATCAGGTTGTGCACCGCTATCAGTTCAGTTCACTGATAATTCTACAGGTACTATAGATAAGGTATATTGGGATTTTGATGATAATGGTGCAAATTCAAGTGAAGCTGATCCTGCATATACTTTTGTAAATCCGGGAATCTATGTTGTGAACTTAACAGTTTCTCGTGATTACGATGGAGTTTATTCTGATAGTGCAACTCTCACTATAACTGTAGATGATTGTGCAGAAGAAGAAGGTGACAGTGAAGAGGAAGGAGGTTCTGAAGAGAAAACTCCTGTAACACAGGAAGTTCCTGAATTCCCAACCATTGCAATCCCAATGATAGCAATCATTGG